One stretch of Hymenobacter chitinivorans DSM 11115 DNA includes these proteins:
- a CDS encoding sodium/sugar symporter — translation MNQLATLDYIVFFVYFLIVSGYGIWIYRRKTGHDGTIEGDSKDYFLAEGSLTWWAIGSSLIASNISAEQFVGMSGSGFKMGLAIATYEWMAALTLIIVAVFFIPVYLKNHIFTMPQFLHQRYNGTVAMIMAIFWLMLYVVVNLTSILYLGAIAISSIAGLNLTFCMYALAVFAVIITLGGMKVIGFTDVIQVFFLILGGLATTYLALDMVADHYGQSGVISGFKLMQDQAADHFQMIFQKDNPNFIDLPGLTVLLGGMWIVNLNYWGCNQYITQRALGADLPTARSGILFAAFLKLLMPVIVVLPGIAAYVLYKQDVFGATEFGEGANLNPDRAYPVLLNILPVGLKGLSFAALTAAVVASLAGKANSIATIFTLDIYKKVLNTEASEKKLVVVGKIAVVVAMILGVLIAPHLGIDKKGGFQYIQEYTGFVSPGIFAMFILGFFWKKTTSNAALFATIGGFLLSIMFKFLPGLVDLSFLAPLGFAVKSEAGIYEIPFLDRMGFVFVICIIVMVIISLLETSRGVVAKGLEVDASMFKPQRSFTIGAMVIAVILTALYTIYW, via the coding sequence ATGAATCAACTCGCCACCCTAGATTACATTGTATTCTTTGTCTACTTCCTGATTGTGTCAGGATACGGCATCTGGATTTACCGCCGCAAAACCGGCCACGACGGCACGATTGAAGGCGACTCCAAGGACTACTTCCTGGCCGAAGGCTCCCTGACGTGGTGGGCCATCGGCTCCTCGCTGATTGCCTCCAACATTTCGGCCGAGCAGTTTGTGGGCATGTCGGGCTCGGGCTTTAAGATGGGCCTGGCCATTGCCACCTACGAGTGGATGGCCGCCCTGACGCTGATTATCGTGGCCGTGTTCTTCATTCCGGTGTATCTGAAGAACCACATCTTCACGATGCCCCAGTTTCTGCACCAGCGCTACAACGGTACGGTGGCCATGATTATGGCCATTTTCTGGCTGATGCTCTACGTAGTAGTCAACCTGACCTCGATTCTCTACCTCGGAGCCATTGCCATCAGCAGCATTGCCGGCCTGAACCTCACGTTCTGCATGTACGCCTTGGCCGTGTTTGCCGTCATCATCACCCTGGGCGGCATGAAGGTTATCGGCTTCACCGACGTAATCCAGGTGTTCTTCCTGATTCTGGGCGGCTTGGCTACCACGTATTTGGCCCTCGACATGGTGGCCGACCACTACGGCCAATCGGGCGTTATCAGCGGCTTCAAGCTGATGCAGGACCAGGCCGCCGACCACTTCCAGATGATTTTCCAGAAGGACAACCCCAACTTTATCGACCTGCCGGGCCTCACCGTGCTGCTCGGCGGCATGTGGATTGTGAACCTGAACTACTGGGGCTGCAATCAGTACATTACCCAGCGCGCCCTCGGTGCTGATTTGCCCACGGCCCGCTCCGGAATTTTGTTTGCCGCCTTCCTCAAGCTGCTCATGCCCGTCATTGTGGTGCTGCCCGGCATTGCGGCCTACGTACTCTATAAGCAGGACGTATTCGGTGCCACCGAGTTTGGCGAAGGAGCCAACCTGAACCCCGACCGCGCCTACCCCGTGCTGCTCAACATTCTGCCCGTGGGCTTGAAAGGCTTGTCCTTCGCCGCCCTGACGGCCGCCGTAGTGGCCTCCCTGGCCGGTAAGGCCAACTCCATTGCCACCATCTTCACCCTCGACATCTACAAGAAGGTCCTGAACACGGAGGCCTCCGAAAAGAAGCTCGTGGTAGTAGGCAAAATTGCCGTAGTGGTGGCCATGATTCTGGGCGTGCTGATTGCGCCCCACCTGGGCATCGACAAGAAGGGCGGCTTCCAGTACATTCAGGAGTACACCGGCTTCGTGTCGCCGGGCATTTTCGCCATGTTCATCCTGGGCTTCTTCTGGAAGAAAACGACCTCCAACGCGGCCCTGTTTGCCACCATTGGCGGCTTCCTGCTTTCCATCATGTTCAAGTTTTTGCCCGGCCTGGTGGATTTGTCGTTCCTGGCGCCTCTGGGCTTCGCGGTGAAAAGTGAGGCCGGCATCTACGAAATTCCCTTCCTCGACCGGATGGGCTTCGTCTTCGTCATCTGCATTATCGTGATGGTCATCATCAGCCTGCTCGAAACCAGCCGCGGCGTGGTAGCCAAGGGCCTGGAAGTAGATGCCAGCATGTTCAAGCCCCAGCGCAGCTTCACCATCGGGGCCATGGTTATTGCCGTGATTCTGACGGCGCTCTACACCATTTACTGGTAA
- a CDS encoding rhamnogalacturonan acetylesterase, with translation MVHRLLSVAAACCLLALLAFTGAPPAAIKVYLIGDSTMANKEEKAFPETGWGMPFKYFFDETVTVDNRAQNGRSTKSFLAENRWQPVAADLKPGDYVFIQFGHNDEVPTKANYTPEADFRANLVRFVAETRAKKATPVLLTPVARRKFDAAGKVEETHAVYAAIVRAVAQEQKVALIDLDAESLALLQQFGPENSKLLFNHLAPGEHPNYPAGRDDNTHFSELGARKMAQLVLADIRTLKLELADRIVKREVKKTVDAQAR, from the coding sequence ATGGTTCACCGTCTGCTTTCTGTGGCCGCTGCCTGCTGCCTGCTGGCGCTGCTGGCCTTTACCGGCGCCCCGCCCGCGGCCATCAAAGTCTACCTCATCGGCGACTCCACGATGGCCAACAAGGAGGAAAAAGCCTTCCCCGAAACCGGCTGGGGCATGCCCTTCAAATACTTCTTCGACGAAACCGTCACCGTCGACAACCGGGCCCAGAACGGGCGTAGCACCAAGTCGTTTCTGGCCGAAAACCGCTGGCAGCCCGTGGCCGCCGACCTCAAGCCCGGCGACTACGTCTTCATCCAGTTTGGCCACAACGATGAGGTGCCCACCAAAGCCAACTACACGCCCGAGGCCGATTTTCGGGCCAACCTCGTGCGCTTTGTTGCCGAAACCCGGGCCAAGAAAGCCACGCCGGTGCTGCTCACGCCCGTAGCCCGCCGCAAGTTCGACGCGGCCGGCAAAGTCGAGGAAACCCACGCCGTGTACGCCGCCATCGTGCGCGCCGTGGCTCAGGAGCAGAAAGTGGCCCTGATTGACCTGGACGCCGAAAGCCTGGCTTTACTCCAGCAGTTTGGCCCCGAAAACTCCAAGCTGCTCTTCAATCACCTGGCGCCCGGGGAACATCCTAACTACCCCGCCGGCCGCGACGACAACACCCACTTCAGCGAATTGGGCGCCCGCAAAATGGCCCAGCTCGTGCTGGCCGACATCCGCACCCTCAAGCTGGAGCTGGCCGACCGGATTGTGAAGCGCGAAGTCAAGAAGACCGTGGACGCCCAGGCCCGGTAA
- a CDS encoding rhamnogalacturonan acetylesterase: MQTSWLKRLGPLAVLLLLLAFTGAPPKKIKLYLIGDSTIAQKIKQTFPETGWGMPLPTFFDSTVVVDNRAQNGRSTRTFMAENRWQPIVDALQEGDYVFIQFGHNDEAQDKPDRYVAPADFSKNLRKFVTETRAKKGYPVLITPVTRRKFDKEGKIMETHVAYSAATMDVARELKVPLIDLDKLSRELLQKYGADQSKQLFLQLEPGDHPNYPYGRQDNTHFSELGARKMAQLVVSQVIAQKLPLLSERIAKPTAKNAVPPAKTPGKDDQPTAP; encoded by the coding sequence ATGCAAACATCTTGGCTGAAACGCCTCGGGCCCCTGGCCGTGCTGCTGCTGCTGCTGGCCTTTACCGGGGCGCCGCCGAAGAAGATCAAGCTCTACCTCATCGGCGACTCCACCATTGCCCAGAAGATCAAGCAAACCTTCCCCGAAACCGGCTGGGGCATGCCGCTGCCCACGTTCTTCGACTCCACGGTGGTCGTCGATAACCGGGCCCAGAACGGGCGCAGCACCCGCACCTTTATGGCCGAAAACCGCTGGCAGCCCATTGTGGATGCTCTGCAGGAAGGCGACTACGTCTTCATTCAGTTCGGCCACAACGACGAAGCCCAGGATAAGCCCGACCGGTACGTAGCCCCGGCCGACTTCAGCAAGAACCTGCGCAAGTTCGTGACCGAGACGCGGGCCAAAAAAGGCTACCCCGTGCTGATTACGCCCGTTACCCGCCGCAAATTCGACAAGGAGGGCAAGATTATGGAAACCCACGTGGCCTACTCCGCCGCCACCATGGACGTGGCCCGGGAGCTGAAAGTGCCGCTCATCGACCTCGACAAGCTGAGCCGGGAGCTGTTGCAGAAGTACGGGGCCGACCAGTCCAAACAGCTCTTCCTGCAGCTTGAGCCCGGCGACCATCCCAACTACCCCTACGGCCGCCAGGACAACACTCACTTCAGTGAGCTGGGGGCCCGCAAGATGGCCCAGCTCGTGGTGAGCCAGGTAATAGCCCAGAAGCTGCCCTTGCTGTCGGAGCGTATTGCCAAGCCCACGGCCAAGAACGCCGTGCCGCCCGCCAAGACGCCGGGTAAAGACGACCAACCCACCGCGCCATGA
- a CDS encoding pectinesterase family protein, which produces MRKLLSLLALLWLLAGRAFGYDFVVAQDGSGQYRTVQEAFNAVPDFRKKVTTIFIKKGVYKEKLILAGSKNLVKIIGEDREKTVLTYDDYNQKKNIFGEDKGTSGSSSIYVYGSDFSAENITFQNSSGPVGQAVAVWVAGDKARFKNCRFLGFQDTLYTYGYGSRQYYKDCYIEGTVDFIFGSSTAFFEDCTIFCKQGGGYVTAASTPDSTRYGYVFQNCKITGDAPAGSFMLGRPWRPYAKTVYIKCELGEQIGAAGWDHWGKDTNKQTAYYAEYQSKGKGAQPKQRVAWSHQLTEVEAQAYSREKVFRNWDPTKD; this is translated from the coding sequence ATGAGGAAGCTACTGAGTTTGCTGGCCCTGCTTTGGCTGCTGGCAGGCCGGGCTTTCGGCTACGACTTCGTGGTGGCCCAGGACGGCTCGGGCCAGTACCGCACCGTGCAGGAAGCCTTCAATGCCGTGCCCGACTTCCGCAAGAAAGTCACGACCATCTTTATCAAGAAGGGCGTCTACAAGGAAAAGCTCATCCTGGCCGGCTCCAAGAATCTGGTTAAAATCATTGGTGAGGACCGGGAGAAGACGGTGCTGACCTACGACGACTACAACCAGAAGAAGAACATTTTCGGGGAAGACAAGGGCACTTCGGGCTCGTCGAGCATCTACGTCTACGGCTCCGACTTTTCGGCCGAGAATATCACCTTCCAAAACTCCTCGGGCCCGGTAGGCCAGGCCGTGGCCGTGTGGGTGGCCGGCGACAAAGCCCGGTTCAAGAACTGCCGCTTCCTGGGCTTTCAGGATACGCTCTACACCTACGGCTACGGCTCCCGGCAGTACTACAAAGACTGCTACATCGAGGGCACCGTGGACTTTATCTTCGGCTCCAGCACCGCCTTTTTCGAGGACTGCACCATCTTCTGCAAGCAGGGTGGGGGCTACGTCACGGCCGCTTCCACCCCCGACAGCACCCGCTACGGCTACGTGTTCCAGAACTGTAAAATCACCGGCGACGCTCCGGCCGGCAGCTTTATGCTGGGCCGCCCCTGGCGACCCTACGCCAAGACGGTCTACATCAAGTGCGAGCTGGGCGAGCAAATCGGGGCCGCCGGCTGGGACCACTGGGGCAAGGACACCAACAAGCAAACCGCCTACTACGCCGAGTACCAGAGCAAGGGCAAAGGCGCCCAGCCCAAGCAGCGCGTAGCCTGGAGCCACCAACTCACCGAGGTTGAGGCCCAGGCCTACAGTCGCGAGAAGGTGTTCCGCAACTGGGACCCCACCAAGGACTAA
- a CDS encoding pectinesterase family protein yields the protein MQFPRLILAAVLLLGATTLHAQTTPAPPATTPAAKPAPAPPQVTRMTVALDGSGDYRTIQEAVNASRDLSQVTVTIFIKNGTYREKLVVPSHKTHVTLLGESKEGVVITFGDYSGDAAKHNTYTSHTVLVQANDFTAENLTFENSAGPVGQAVALHVEGDRATFRNCRMLGNQDTLYMAVENSRQYYKDCYIEGTTDFVFGTATVVFEGCELRSKRNSYVTAASTTAHQRYGYVLLNCKLTAAGADVNKVYLGRPWRPNAKTVLINCELGAHITPAGWDNWRNPDNEKTVYYAEYHSTGPGAKPQERVKWSRQLTAKEAKKYTLKAVFAGGEGWDPARK from the coding sequence ATGCAATTTCCCCGCCTTATCCTTGCTGCCGTGCTGCTGCTGGGCGCCACCACTCTTCACGCCCAAACCACGCCTGCGCCGCCTGCCACCACGCCAGCCGCCAAGCCGGCCCCCGCGCCGCCCCAGGTCACGCGCATGACCGTGGCTTTGGACGGCTCGGGCGACTACCGCACGATTCAGGAGGCCGTGAATGCCTCCCGGGATTTGTCGCAGGTCACGGTGACGATATTCATTAAAAACGGCACCTACCGGGAGAAGCTGGTGGTGCCCTCGCACAAAACCCACGTGACGCTGCTGGGCGAGAGCAAGGAGGGCGTCGTCATCACCTTCGGCGACTATTCCGGCGACGCCGCGAAGCACAATACCTACACTTCCCACACCGTGCTGGTGCAGGCTAACGACTTCACGGCCGAGAACCTCACCTTCGAAAATTCCGCCGGCCCCGTGGGTCAGGCCGTGGCCCTGCACGTGGAAGGCGACCGGGCCACGTTCCGTAACTGCCGCATGCTGGGCAACCAGGACACGCTGTATATGGCCGTGGAAAACAGCCGGCAGTATTACAAAGACTGCTACATCGAAGGCACCACCGACTTCGTCTTCGGCACGGCTACGGTGGTGTTTGAGGGCTGCGAACTGCGCAGTAAGCGCAACTCCTACGTTACGGCCGCCTCCACCACCGCGCACCAGCGCTACGGCTACGTGCTGCTGAACTGCAAGCTCACCGCCGCCGGCGCCGATGTCAATAAGGTCTACCTCGGCCGGCCTTGGCGGCCCAATGCCAAAACGGTACTCATCAACTGCGAGCTGGGCGCCCACATCACGCCCGCCGGCTGGGACAACTGGCGCAATCCCGACAACGAAAAGACGGTGTACTATGCCGAATACCACTCCACTGGACCCGGTGCCAAGCCTCAGGAGCGGGTAAAATGGAGCCGCCAACTCACGGCTAAGGAAGCCAAAAAGTACACGCTCAAAGCCGTCTTCGCCGGCGGCGAAGGCTGGGACCCGGCCCGGAAGTAG
- a CDS encoding glycoside hydrolase family 2 protein, whose amino-acid sequence MHLRTPLLLLIGLLCQLPLFAQAPTGRVEQDLSGQDWKLWLDPQAHWIEDRLFVPPVNVAQLPQPQPTGGWAALNTGDTKTVHLPATVERYYWGRNGNAFGLSGNYLGVSWFSTKLPVLAGLRGKRVTLQFESVRFRAEIFVNQKLVGYDLVNSTPFEVDITDFVRYGQDNDLAIRITDPNGNFDWRDSQNFMWGNYRTIPTHGFGGITGRVRLRATDPVFISDVFVKNQPDPRKVVVEVTADNRSSKPAAGTLLVQIQEAKDGHKTVFTQRIPMGELPTGLSTKSVPVRVPDARLWSVESPNLYVLTATWQGADQTADTYAQRFGFRWFEIKDVAGGDRQFFLNGKRIVLRTSISWGFWPVNGIAPSDALARKQVETAKALGLNMLNFHRTIGQTNVLDYADELGLLYFEEPGGNSYPADKFNPTDSLGRRQTDFYFATRTEKVLRMIRRDRNHPALVIYNFHNERGAPPQEQDRQQMLAAHQLDNSRLLTYNSSNGDPTFKPNPRFKLHLLPYSTEFHDYGWFDQHHAGGPGTYHDNLYSNPKNYLRYTDHRDEIIYYGEEGAIGTPPRLQLIRDEILKTGPDQGWETASYLQWYDAYDQFLTTHAGFRQAFPTVDALTKAMGNVAYYYQGRAIENIRINNTTDGYAVNGWESMMLENHSGIVDNYRNPKGDVELIARYNRPLYVAVKMNRKVLGVGDTTTVDLFIVNEANLRGKYTLQVKATDEKGAVVFSRRVPVRVSGGTTYGELLKAGLKITPRTAGYTNVTAELLGGGKTMASGDDSMLAVQLTTAGIPARGMVADTSGVLGRYLKSVGVAGFREYKSGRPEGQYLLVGAFNPQQTGNPLVTDILEWVNEGNTLIVVGNIDKWATHLGRKEVVDYRGLKELGTSWYGGNYFVKSHPLFEGLPQSCVFNWEYQCFATYNRSRLGLRLFNGETVVGCVSDHKKEVYSALSVIPHGRGRIILSALDMAACLKDVKVGQRAEGDGENEALKTFNTSQQNKANLVGQQLLLNMLRFAGRPE is encoded by the coding sequence ATGCACCTCCGAACCCCGCTACTCCTCCTCATCGGCCTGCTCTGCCAGCTTCCACTTTTTGCGCAAGCGCCGACGGGCCGGGTGGAGCAGGACCTTTCCGGCCAGGACTGGAAACTGTGGCTCGACCCTCAGGCCCACTGGATTGAGGACCGGCTGTTTGTGCCGCCGGTCAACGTAGCGCAGCTGCCCCAGCCTCAACCTACCGGCGGCTGGGCGGCACTGAATACCGGGGATACCAAAACGGTGCACCTGCCGGCCACCGTGGAGCGGTACTACTGGGGCCGCAACGGCAACGCCTTTGGGCTGAGCGGCAATTACCTGGGCGTGTCGTGGTTCAGCACCAAGCTGCCGGTGCTGGCCGGGCTGCGCGGCAAACGGGTGACGCTGCAGTTTGAGAGCGTGCGGTTTCGGGCCGAAATCTTCGTGAATCAGAAGCTGGTGGGCTACGACCTGGTCAACAGCACGCCGTTCGAAGTTGATATTACCGACTTCGTGCGTTACGGGCAGGACAACGACCTAGCCATCCGCATCACCGACCCCAACGGCAACTTCGACTGGCGCGACTCCCAGAACTTCATGTGGGGCAATTACCGCACGATTCCCACCCACGGTTTCGGCGGCATCACCGGCCGCGTGCGGCTGCGCGCTACTGACCCGGTGTTTATCAGTGACGTGTTCGTCAAAAACCAGCCCGACCCGCGCAAGGTCGTGGTGGAAGTAACGGCCGATAACCGCAGCAGTAAACCGGCCGCCGGCACGCTGCTCGTGCAGATTCAGGAAGCCAAAGACGGGCACAAAACGGTGTTTACCCAGCGTATTCCCATGGGCGAGCTGCCGACGGGGCTGAGCACCAAGTCGGTGCCGGTGCGCGTGCCCGATGCCCGGCTCTGGAGCGTGGAGAGCCCCAATCTGTACGTGCTAACCGCTACCTGGCAGGGGGCCGACCAGACGGCCGACACCTACGCCCAGCGCTTCGGCTTCCGGTGGTTTGAAATCAAGGACGTGGCCGGCGGCGACCGGCAGTTCTTTCTCAACGGCAAGCGCATCGTGCTGCGCACTTCTATTTCCTGGGGTTTCTGGCCGGTGAATGGCATAGCCCCGAGCGACGCGCTGGCCCGCAAGCAGGTGGAAACGGCCAAGGCCCTGGGGCTGAACATGCTCAACTTCCACCGCACCATCGGTCAAACCAACGTGCTCGATTACGCCGACGAGCTGGGCTTGCTCTACTTCGAGGAGCCCGGCGGCAATTCCTACCCGGCCGACAAGTTCAACCCCACCGACTCGCTGGGCCGGCGGCAGACCGATTTCTACTTTGCCACCCGCACCGAGAAAGTGCTGCGCATGATCCGGCGCGACCGAAACCACCCGGCCCTGGTCATCTATAACTTCCACAACGAGCGGGGCGCCCCGCCCCAGGAACAGGACCGCCAGCAGATGCTGGCCGCCCACCAGCTGGACAACTCCCGGCTGCTGACCTACAACTCCTCCAACGGCGACCCGACGTTCAAGCCCAACCCGCGCTTTAAGCTGCATTTGCTGCCCTACAGCACCGAATTTCACGACTACGGCTGGTTTGACCAGCACCACGCCGGCGGCCCGGGTACTTACCACGACAACCTCTACTCCAACCCCAAGAACTACCTGCGCTACACCGACCACCGGGACGAAATCATCTACTACGGCGAGGAAGGCGCCATCGGCACGCCGCCCCGCCTGCAGCTGATTCGGGACGAAATCCTGAAAACCGGTCCGGACCAGGGCTGGGAAACGGCCAGCTACCTGCAGTGGTACGACGCCTACGACCAGTTTCTGACCACGCACGCCGGCTTCCGGCAGGCCTTTCCCACCGTGGACGCCCTAACCAAGGCCATGGGCAACGTGGCTTACTACTACCAGGGCCGGGCCATTGAAAACATCCGAATTAACAACACTACCGACGGCTACGCGGTGAACGGCTGGGAAAGCATGATGCTGGAAAACCACTCCGGCATCGTGGACAACTACCGCAACCCCAAGGGCGACGTCGAGCTCATTGCCCGCTACAACCGCCCGCTCTACGTGGCCGTGAAAATGAACCGCAAAGTCCTGGGCGTCGGCGACACGACGACGGTGGACTTATTTATCGTGAACGAAGCCAACCTGCGCGGCAAGTACACGCTGCAGGTCAAGGCCACCGACGAGAAAGGTGCCGTGGTATTTAGCCGCCGCGTGCCGGTGCGCGTGAGCGGGGGCACCACCTACGGGGAGCTGCTCAAAGCCGGGTTGAAAATCACTCCGCGCACGGCGGGCTACACCAACGTCACGGCCGAGCTACTCGGCGGCGGCAAGACTATGGCTTCCGGTGACGACTCAATGCTGGCCGTGCAGCTCACTACGGCCGGCATTCCCGCCCGGGGCATGGTAGCCGACACCAGCGGGGTGCTGGGCCGGTATTTGAAGTCGGTGGGCGTGGCCGGGTTTCGGGAGTATAAGTCGGGCCGGCCGGAGGGGCAGTACCTGCTCGTGGGTGCCTTCAATCCGCAGCAAACCGGCAACCCGCTGGTAACCGACATCCTGGAGTGGGTCAACGAGGGCAATACGCTGATTGTGGTGGGCAACATCGACAAGTGGGCCACGCACCTGGGCCGCAAGGAAGTGGTAGACTACCGCGGCCTCAAGGAGCTGGGCACCAGCTGGTACGGCGGCAACTACTTCGTCAAGAGCCACCCGCTGTTCGAGGGTTTGCCCCAGAGCTGCGTCTTCAACTGGGAGTACCAGTGCTTTGCCACCTACAACCGCAGCCGCCTGGGCTTGCGCCTGTTTAACGGCGAAACCGTGGTGGGCTGCGTGTCGGACCACAAAAAGGAGGTGTACTCGGCCCTGAGCGTTATTCCCCACGGCCGGGGCCGCATCATCCTCTCGGCCCTGGACATGGCCGCCTGCCTCAAGGACGTAAAGGTGGGGCAGCGGGCCGAGGGCGACGGGGAAAACGAGGCCCTGAAAACCTTCAACACCTCCCAGCAAAACAAAGCCAACCTGGTGGGCCAGCAGCTGCTGCTCAACATGCTGCGCTTCGCAGGTCGGCCGGAATAA
- a CDS encoding 3'-5' exonuclease: MLFVDTETSGIPQDWSQPYSVLGNWPHIAQLAWVVYSREGQEVKAENHYILSSDYDVSAASVRVHGLTREFLLAHGRPRHEVLHRLFQDLLRYEPLVVAHFMKLDFHMLGVGFYRAGLENPLEVLPTFCTMLPTGSFVRNGPQRYLRLGELHERLFREPLARQHDALVDAYATARCFFELRRLGDITDEVIAAQAPFQRPGAAPAPRYWAILAGLGLLLLALLTAYLILL; the protein is encoded by the coding sequence GTGCTCTTTGTCGATACCGAAACCTCCGGCATTCCGCAGGACTGGTCGCAGCCGTACTCGGTGCTGGGCAACTGGCCCCATATTGCCCAGCTGGCCTGGGTGGTCTACTCGCGCGAGGGGCAGGAAGTCAAAGCCGAAAACCACTACATCCTGTCCAGTGATTACGACGTGAGTGCCGCCTCGGTGCGCGTGCACGGCCTGACCCGGGAGTTTTTGCTGGCGCACGGCCGGCCCCGCCACGAGGTGCTGCACCGGCTGTTTCAGGATTTGCTGCGCTACGAGCCCCTGGTGGTGGCCCATTTCATGAAGCTCGATTTTCACATGCTGGGCGTGGGCTTTTACCGGGCCGGCCTCGAAAACCCGCTGGAAGTGCTGCCCACCTTCTGCACCATGCTGCCCACCGGCAGCTTCGTGCGCAATGGCCCCCAGCGCTACCTGCGCCTGGGCGAGCTGCACGAGCGGCTGTTTCGGGAGCCCCTGGCGCGGCAGCACGACGCGCTGGTGGATGCCTACGCCACGGCCCGCTGCTTTTTCGAGCTCCGGCGCCTGGGCGACATTACCGATGAAGTCATTGCCGCTCAAGCGCCGTTTCAGCGGCCCGGCGCGGCTCCCGCACCCCGGTACTGGGCTATACTTGCCGGACTGGGTTTGTTGCTGCTGGCTTTGCTGACCGCCTACCTCATACTGCTCTAA